Part of the Betta splendens chromosome 17, fBetSpl5.4, whole genome shotgun sequence genome, CCAGTCACAGCTAAGAGTGTAATGTTTAGGATAAGAGATAAGTGTGATAATACTACTACAAATACAGTCAATCAATAGAATTTCCGAAAAATCCAATGGGTATATTTATTAACAAACATTAATATCAACTACACTGTAACTAGTGTTCAGAAccttctctgtgtttgtcacTACTCTTATAGGATCATTCTCCTCTTACTTTGCTGTGGCTGTGGTAAAGAAGGGTTCAGGTGTGACCTGGAACAACCTGAAGGGCAAGAGGTCATGTCACACTGGCTTCGGCAGAACTGCAGGCTGGAACATCCCCATGGGTCTAATCCACAACACAACTAATGACTGTGACTTCAGTGAGTGACCATGTGTTTaccaaagcaaaacacacactgtcaccaGCCAACAACATCTACTACtaattttgttttatatgcGCTGGAAGACATGGCTGTGATTATGAGATTATGTTTTCAGTCAACACTTTAAGGAAGTATTTATTCAGCATCTTCAAATTTGACTAATGATCACGTGcttattatttataaatgtttagGATTGACTAGTCAAACATGGCCTTTGTGTAAGCTTTGTCTATCATTGACCACTCCACTTTCTGTCTCTCAGCTAAGTTCTTCAGCAGTGGCTGTGCCCCTGGATCAGACCCCAGATCTCCATTCTGTACACAGTGTGTTGGCAACAGGAAAACAGTGGGAGATGATGACAAGTGTGCAGCCAATAGTAATGAGGAGTACTATGGCTACGCTGGAGCCTTCAGGTGGGAAGCTTGTATGTTCATTAACATGATAGATGGACTTATTGGAAAGCACAGAGGTTTGCTCTCTTTCTGACCATTTTAGCAGAACATTGACACCACTCTCATGCCTGACATTAGATTGATGCACCTTCTTTAAGGTGGAAACTTCATCTTCATGTTACTGTGTTATGTTTCATCATTCTTCCAGATGTCTTGttgatggtgctggtgatgtTGCCTTTGTCAAACACTCGACTCCCACTGAAAACAGTGATGGTGAGAGACTGACTCTAAATTCTCTACATTTCTATTGACCcgtctcacctgctgctttcaaACCTCTGATCCCACCTCTTCCTGTCACAGGTAAAGGTCCAGACTGGGCTCAGAATGTGAAGTCTGCTGACTATGAGCTGATCTGTCCTGGGAGTCACAGTCCTGCACCAATCTCTGACTTTAAGTTATGCAACTTGGCCAAAGTGCCTGCACACGCTGTAATGACTCGTCCAGAGATCCGCAACACAGTGGTCAAAACCCTGAAAGACCAGCAGGTATGAGATATTTTggattatcatttttattttttttagataCTGAAATTTGATGATGTTTCTGCATTAACAGCACTGTAGAACTATAAAGAATCTGTTTTCACCTACTCAATTCCTAATGTaagaatgttttaaaatgttgtttataTGAACTTTTATACTATTTATTCACAGGATAAGTTTGGACGTCATGGCAGTGATTCCACATTCAAATTGTTTGATTCAGAAGGAGGAAAGAACCTCCTCTTCAAGGACTCCACTCAATGTCTCCAAGAGGTTGACGCGGGGAGAAAATATGACCAGTTTTTGGGTGAAGGGTACATGCTTTCCATGAATTCACTCAGACAGTGCAGCCAAAGTACTCCAGGTTTGTTCTACAGTGGCTAAAGGCGTCAAGTAGAGTATTAACACTAACAATGTGGCTCAGACACCAGTTACATATGATGAAAATAAGTTCTATTCAAgttttgtctttctcttttGTACAGATCTGGAGAAATCGTGCACGTTCCATTCCTGCCAAAAAAACTAGTGGCGCCCATGGAGCTTGAGATGCTTGAGCCGGCTCGCAGTGGTTCGAGCACCTCACCAACACCTCCCGCACTCAACCCAAACATGGTGTGGTGTATTTTACTGCTGTTCTTCCTTTAGACCTGTTTCAAGAAAAGCAAACTAACACACGGCTTTACCACAAACCAGCCATTATGTGACCATCATGTTCCTATGTAGCCATTTAACGCTGTTACTAAATAAAACCTTTAAGTGTTTCTTTGTGGTGATCATTTTTACACCAGATCAGTagaaaaattaaatgttaaatatgggAAACGGCTGCTTCAAATGTGTGAGAGGAGAAATCCAAATAACTGTGTAGGATTTCAAGTATTTATCTTAAATATGACTAATAAtaactattatttattgtttagctGTTTTATGATTATTGTTTTTGTATAGAACACTATAACCCAATAATTATTCACCTGTAATACAGTAAGTAACACAAACCTaacaaaataacaacacaaTAGGCCACACTGACATGTAGGTTAATTCAGATTATAAAGCACAAAGATTTCATCACAATATTAAAAGGCGATTGTTTTACAAAATATCATTTGATAAggaaggtttgtttgtttccacgtGAATGAACCACAGCCTGTGTCAGTCTGTGCCTTTAGTGTTACTGTTGTGTGAGTTAATTATAACAACaagaatgtaaatataaaaaattattattactcATAACTGTGGTTTTTAATTGAGTGTGCAAAGTCTGCCTCAGTAAAAGCAGTTAAGTGTGAATGTGCGTCTATTAATTGTAGATGTGCTGAGTGTtcactgtatctgtgtgtatccACAACCACTGTGTTGACCACCTCAGACTGTAACAGATTGTAACTGTAATGCTTGAACTAGTGGAGCTCTGCCCTCTGCTGAGTAAAGAGGGAAAACACCACAGACCTCCTCAGTGCAGCTACGGTTACTGGTTGATTAGGGACCTAAAGGAGGAAACAGTCCAACATTCTTACTGCTACAAACTTCAGATTTGGCTCCAACAGACATCCAGCCTGAACAGGCAGCATGTAGTAGGTGAGGGTCTTAGAGTAAGACAGGCAGTCGGTGCACAAGAGGACAGACGGACAACACGATGAACAGGTCATGGGATCAATATAAAGGGGATAATATAAGAAGCTAGGTCGACATGCATACTTGGAGACTGCAGAGTTTGCTGACCTGCTGTACTGCAAATAGCATGTCATTCCAAACAAGCGTGCAGATGCTGGAGCCGTACGAGCCCAGCTCCTCAGACAAAGACTGGGCCTCAGCCTTTACAGCAGGGTCACCTCAGTTAAAGCCTCTCTCACGGCGGCTCCCTGGTTCCTAATGGGCTCAATGCTCTTGACCTTGCTCTCCCACCTTGTTTCTGCCCACGTCTTTAAGGTGATGCTCACATGGTCACACATCTGGGGTGCAGTCCAGAATTGTTGAAAAAAAACTTGATTTTGCTGCTCCTCTTTCGACATGGTTAAGGTGATCTGTCATAATACTTTAtgtgatgtgtgtaaataataGTCTGTGTGTATAGATATTGATAATAAACCAATGATGGAAATGTGAGTTAGctaacttcttcctactccaATCAAGCATGTCCTAATTAAATTGAAAGCTGATTAGCATTTTCTTGTAtatgtgtgaaattatgtgtGTTAGTAGATcaactgcttttacatgttagaataaataaataaaaataatgattaaatTGATCAGAGACAATGTTTGTTGTCAAAGTGAAACTGGAACATTAGTCAAATAAAAGTTCTGCTCTGTAAATAGTGTCTGGGCGCTTTCAGTGCAAACCCTGGTTAAATATCAGAGGAGCATCACGTGATTTCTCTTCTCTCACGTGGACATAAacatcagaaccacaaattGACCTGTGGCTTTTGTTCCAGCCCCCTCAGAGGTCTGTTATAAAAGCCTGAGCTTCCTCTCTGAGCCGCTGCTCTGCTGATCTGGAGACAGTCTCCGTCCACCATGAAGCCtctcctgcttgtgtctctgcttGGCTGCCTCGGTAAAGACACAGACATTTACCACCGTAGAGCTACCAAGCGTTCACTTTACCTGGGTTTTCACCTGTTTTATCTGCTTTCACAGCCACCGTGTTCACTGCTCCTGCTGAAAAGGTCAGATGGTGCCTCATATCGGAGACAGAaaatcagaaatgttttttcctcGCAAAGAAAGCTCCTGCCCTCTCCTGTGTAAGAAGAGACAGCGCCAAAGACTGTATCATTGCAATTAAGGTGAGAAGAGACACATTTTACCACCAGACACCTTTcattattatgatgatgataataataattgttattattatcaggCCGGTGAAGCTGATGCCATCACTTTGGATGTAGGTGAAATCTACACTACTGGAGGGAACAACTATGACCTGCATCCTATCATTGCTGAGGACTATGGCACCTGTATGTTTTGTACCTTTTAACTTATGGTCTCCTACATTTAGTGTGAGCTACATATTTAAACCCTTTTCTCCAacaacctcagcctcagacaCCTGCtattttgctgttgctgtggtgaAGAAGGGCTCAGGATTCGGCATCAATGATCTCAGAGGGAAGAAAAGCTGCCACACAGGTTTGGGGAAATCTGCAGGCTGGAACATTCCCATAGGAACACTGGTGTCCATGGATATACTTCCATGGGAAGGCATGGAAGACAAACCTGTGCAGGAGGGTGAGATCACGTTTTACACTATTTCATCATCATAATTCATGACAGTGATGACAGCCTTATGAAACCAAGGTTTAATGACCTTCAAAAGtgttgttattaatattttttctttAGACACAGTATTTTTTCCTGAAACTTTGAAAGTTGTCTTATgaacatgtttattttcttgTGTCTGGTCAtatgttgttgctttttagcgCTCAGTGAGTTCTTCCAGGCCAGCTGTGTCCCAGGAGCAACGATGAGGAAACAACAAATGTGCCGGCTGTGTAGAGGAGACTGCTCCAAGTCCCACAGAGAGCCGTACTATGGTTTCAGTGGAGCTTTTCAGTGAGTGTCTGATGCTCCTGGGTTCCACCTTGACGTCTAACACTGTATATGCATACACCTCAGGCCTCTGTAACAAACAAAGCACCAGAGCTGATGCTGTTGATCTGTTTACCAGGTGTCTTCAAGACGGTGCTGGAGATGTGGCTTTTGTGAACCATCTCACTGTTCCTGGTCAGTGTCACATCTAAATATGTCCTGTTTTTagtctttcattttcacattgAGTACAGGATGGATGAATAAGTCTATATGAACAAAAATGACTTAGGTGTAACAAATGACTGTACTGAGATAAGATGAGACTGCAATTATAAACAgaacatttcagtaaatgtccTAAAACTCTCTCAGACTCTGAAAAGAACAAGTATGAACTACTTTGCAAGGACAACACCAGAGCTCCAATCGACAGCTATGAACGGTGCCACTGGGCCCAAGTACCAGCTCACGCTGTTGTGTCCCGCAAGGACGCACAACTGGCTGAACTCATCTGGACGACCCTCAGCTCACTATCGGTAGAAAGTGAAATGTTCTATAACGAAACAGCTGCTAAAAATGTATAAGAGGAGAAATTAGTCATTTCTCATTGAACTGGTTCACTTTTTGTCTCATCAGCCCGCTGATCTCTTCACGTCTGTAAATGGCAAAGACCTGATGTTCAAGGACTCTACAACAAAACTTGTGCAGGTTCCTCCAGACACAGACTCCTTCCTGTACCTGGGTGCTGAATACATGGGCATCATTCGTTCTCTTGAGAAAGGTCCAGTAAACATAAGCAGAAGAAGAGAACACAAGCCACCTGACAAACACTTTATACTGTGAGCAGCTCATGATTCTGATTTTTCTCACCCTCCAGAGCCGAGCACATCCACACCCACTAGTATTAAATGGTGCGCTGTGGGACGCGAAGAGAAAAACAAGTGTGACAAGTGGAGCATCAACAGTGCTGTTGAAGCGGCCGTGGAATGTGAGACGGCCGACACAGTTGAGGACTGCTTGAAAAAGATTATGGTAAAAGAGCTTTGGCTCAAAATATGGGAATAATACTTGAGTAATACTCGTGTACCACATGTAATCAAACCAGTACTTCATATATTGTTGTCCTGCAGCGTGAAGAGGCTGATGCAGTAGCTGTAGATGGAGGATATGTTTACACAGCTGGAAAATGTGGTCTGGTTCCTGTCATGGTGGAGCAGTATGATGAAGGTATGTTCATTAAGAAGGACAGAATACATTTAATAGAATCATGTAATATTTGTAGTATTTGcatctctttctctttccctACCCACAGACAACTGTCCTTCCAATTCAGGTAATGAACCTCCTTTATTTGAGTGATTGAGTGTAAATCACAGTTTCAGCCAAGAACCATTTTTAGGGGTTTAAACGATTTCCTTTCTCCTTCATCCAAAGAGAACTTTGGGTCAATTTATGGTTCTGAATTGGCCATAGTAATGAACGTGATCTAACCTATTACTCATCCACTCACAGCTGGGATTGGTTCTAGATATTGTATATGTGATTAGGATAATGAAAAAATGTGTTCATTCTGCTATAAAAAGCTGTACCAGTATTAAGACGTTTCAGTCATGTGAGTTAAAGTATATTGATATTTAATTACAAACACTAATATCTAGTTAATAACCAGTATTCTAATCCTTCTCTGTGTATGTCACTACTCCTGTAGGATCATTCTCCTCTTACTTTGCTGTGGCTGTGGTAAAGAAGGGTTCAGGTGTGACCTGGAACAACCTGCAGGGCAAGAGGTCATGTCATGGAGGCATCAGTACAAGTGCAGGCTGGAACATCCCCATGGGTCTAATCCACAACATGACTAATGACTGTTACTTCAGTAAGTGACCATGTGTTTaccaaagcaaaacacacactgtcaccaTCACACAACTTCTACTACATATTTTGATTATGAGATTATGTTTTCAGACAACATTGAGCAAAGAGTTATTAAACATCTGCAGAAATGACTAATGATCACGTGCCTATTATTCATACATGTTTACGACAGACAAGTCACACACAACCTTTGTCTTAGCTGTTACTGTAGCATGAACTACTGTAAGTGTCACTGACTGCTCCACGTTCTTTCTCTCAGCTAAGTTCTTCAGCAGTGGCTGTGCCCCTGGATCAGACCCCAGATCTCCGTTCTGTAGACTGTGTGTTGGCAACAGGAAAATAGTGGGAAATGACGACAAGTGTGCAGCCAATAGTAATGAACAGTACTATGGCCATGATGGAGCCTTCAGGTAGGAAGCCTGTATGTTCATTAACAGGATAGATGGACTTATTGAGAAGCAAAGAGGTTCACTCTCTTTCTTACAATTATAAGAAAAGACTCTCATGCCTGATATTAGGCGCCCATTGATTTGAGGTGGAAACTTCATCTTCATGTTACTGTGTTATGTTTCATCATTCTTCCAGATGTCTTGTTGATGGTGCTGGCGATGTTGCCTTTGTCAAACACTCGACTCCCACTGAAAACAGTGATGGTGAGAGACTGACTCTAAATTCTCTACATTTCTTTTGACCcgtctcacctgctgctttcgAACCTCTGATCCCACCTCTTCCTGTCACAGGTAAAGGTCCAGACTGGGCTCAGAATGTGAAGTCTGCTGACTATGAGCTGATCTGTCCTGGGAGGTCCAGTCCTGCACCAATCTCTGACTTTAAGTCATGCAACTTGGCCAAAGTGCCTGCACACGCTGTAATGACTCGTCCAGAGATCCGCAACAAAGTGGTCAATACTCTAAATGAGCAGCAGGTATGAGATATTTTGGAttaagatttttattttattaatttcaatGCCACAAAGGTGAAAATTAGATTTCAAAGTGATGTTTGTGCATTAACAGCATTGTTGAACTATTAAGATGAAGATTTTTGTGTCACTTCACCTTCTCAactataaatgtaaaaatgtattttaacttAACTTTTACCTCAACAATCACCACTACTGTTCTTTATGCACAGGATAACTTTGGACGTCATGGCAGTGATTCCACATTCAGATTGTTTGATTCAGAAAGAGGAAAGAACCTCCTCTTCAGTGACTTCACTCAATGTCTCCAAGAGGTTGAAGCAGGGAAGAAATATGACCAGTTTTTGGGTGAAGGGTACATGCTTTCCATGAATTCAATCAGACAGTGCAGCCAAAGTACTCCAGGTTTGTTCTACAGTGGCTAAAGGCGTCAAGTAGAGTATTAACACTAACAATGTGGCTCAGACACCAGTTACATATGATGAAAATAAGTTCTATTCAAgttttgtctttctcttttGTATAGATCTGGAGAAATCGTGCACGTTCCATTCCTGCCAAAAAAACTAGTGGCGCCCATGGAGCTTGAGATGCTTGAGCCGGCTCGCAGTGGTTCGAGCACCTCACCAACACCTCCCGCACTCAACCCAAACATGGTGTGGTGTATTTTACTGCTGTTCTTCCTTTAGACTTGTTTCAAGAAAAGCAAACTAACACACGGCTTTACCACAAACCAGCCATTATGTGACCATCATGTTCCTATGTAGCCATTTAACGCTGTTACTAAATAAAACCTTTAAGTGTTTCTTTGTGGTGATCATTTTTACACCAGATCAGTagaaaaattaaatgttaaatatgggAAACGGCTGCTTCAAATGTGTGAGAGGAGAAATCCAAATAACTGTGTAGGATTTCAAGTATTTATCTTAAATATGACTAATAAtaactattatttattgtttagctGTTTTATGATTATTGTTTTTGTATAG contains:
- the LOC114844725 gene encoding serotransferrin-like, whose amino-acid sequence is MKPLLLVSLLGCLATVFTAPAEKVRWCLISETENQKCFFLAKKAPALSCVRRDSAKDCIIAIKAGEADAITLDVGEIYTTGGNNYDLHPIIAEDYGTSSDTCYFAVAVVKKGSGFGINDLRGKKSCHTGLGKSAGWNIPIGTLVSMDILPWEGMEDKPVQEALSEFFQASCVPGATMRKQQMCRLCRGDCSKSHREPYYGFSGAFQCLQDGAGDVAFVNHLTVPDSEKNKYELLCKDNTRAPIDSYERCHWAQVPAHAVVSRKDAQLAELIWTTLSSLSPADLFTSVNGKDLMFKDSTTKLVQVPPDTDSFLYLGAEYMGIIRSLEKEPSTSTPTSIKWCAVGREEKNKCDKWSINSAVEAAVECETADTVEDCLKKIMREEADAVAVDGGYVYTAGKCGLVPVMVEQYDEDNCPSNSGSFSSYFAVAVVKKGSGVTWNNLQGKRSCHGGISTSAGWNIPMGLIHNMTNDCYFTKFFSSGCAPGSDPRSPFCRLCVGNRKIVGNDDKCAANSNEQYYGHDGAFRCLVDGAGDVAFVKHSTPTENSDGKGPDWAQNVKSADYELICPGRSSPAPISDFKSCNLAKVPAHAVMTRPEIRNKVVNTLNEQQDNFGRHGSDSTFRLFDSERGKNLLFSDFTQCLQEVEAGKKYDQFLGEGYMLSMNSIRQCSQSTPDLEKSCTFHSCQKN